In the Mytilus galloprovincialis chromosome 10, xbMytGall1.hap1.1, whole genome shotgun sequence genome, one interval contains:
- the LOC143048662 gene encoding uncharacterized protein LOC143048662 isoform X1, translating to MSIMTVSSGYNKGNTKKFLYSGPKKEDQEEQWTFSPRKQQASPRETQFGVDDVWSIQKNVSLGKNIKPSTDGLNLKANNTYYSRYGNVKGKDDLTSNFGGSNFKVGNENQFGSTANSTNKSWNYEKRGFSYSSFGTANNGMNSYNGSPNSTKNSPPFSPFGNARGNQDSSLW from the exons ATGTCGATAATGACTGTTAGCTCAGGATATAATAAAG GTAATACAAAGAAGTTTCTGTACAGTGGTCCAAAGAAAGAAGACCAAGAAGAACAATGGACCTTCTCTCCACGTAAACAACAGGCCTCTCCTAGAG AAACACAGTTTGGTGTTGATGATGTATGGAGTATACAGAAAAATGTTTctttaggaaaaaatataaagccTTCTACAGATGGACTTAATTTGAAAGCAAATAATACTTATTACTCTAGATACGGGAATGTAAAAG gtaAAGATGACTTGACGTCAAACTTTGGAGGATCAAACTTCAAGGTTGGAAATGAAAACCAATTTG GATCTACAGCAAACTCTACAAACAAATCCTGGAATTATGAAAAGAGAGGATTCAGTTATTCTTCATTTGGAACAGCAAACAATGGCATGAACTCTTATAATGGTTCACCAAACAGTACGAAAAACTCTCCCCCATTTAGTCCGTTCGGCAATGCAAGAGGCAACCAAGACAGTTCATTATGGTGA
- the LOC143048662 gene encoding uncharacterized protein LOC143048662 isoform X2 → MRNDGNPSYSNTKKFLYSGPKKEDQEEQWTFSPRKQQASPRETQFGVDDVWSIQKNVSLGKNIKPSTDGLNLKANNTYYSRYGNVKGKDDLTSNFGGSNFKVGNENQFGSTANSTNKSWNYEKRGFSYSSFGTANNGMNSYNGSPNSTKNSPPFSPFGNARGNQDSSLW, encoded by the exons ATGAGGAACGACGGCAATCCCTCGTATA GTAATACAAAGAAGTTTCTGTACAGTGGTCCAAAGAAAGAAGACCAAGAAGAACAATGGACCTTCTCTCCACGTAAACAACAGGCCTCTCCTAGAG AAACACAGTTTGGTGTTGATGATGTATGGAGTATACAGAAAAATGTTTctttaggaaaaaatataaagccTTCTACAGATGGACTTAATTTGAAAGCAAATAATACTTATTACTCTAGATACGGGAATGTAAAAG gtaAAGATGACTTGACGTCAAACTTTGGAGGATCAAACTTCAAGGTTGGAAATGAAAACCAATTTG GATCTACAGCAAACTCTACAAACAAATCCTGGAATTATGAAAAGAGAGGATTCAGTTATTCTTCATTTGGAACAGCAAACAATGGCATGAACTCTTATAATGGTTCACCAAACAGTACGAAAAACTCTCCCCCATTTAGTCCGTTCGGCAATGCAAGAGGCAACCAAGACAGTTCATTATGGTGA
- the LOC143048662 gene encoding uncharacterized protein LOC143048662 isoform X3, whose amino-acid sequence MMEPEGNTKKFLYSGPKKEDQEEQWTFSPRKQQASPRETQFGVDDVWSIQKNVSLGKNIKPSTDGLNLKANNTYYSRYGNVKGKDDLTSNFGGSNFKVGNENQFGSTANSTNKSWNYEKRGFSYSSFGTANNGMNSYNGSPNSTKNSPPFSPFGNARGNQDSSLW is encoded by the exons ATGATGGAGCCTGAAG GTAATACAAAGAAGTTTCTGTACAGTGGTCCAAAGAAAGAAGACCAAGAAGAACAATGGACCTTCTCTCCACGTAAACAACAGGCCTCTCCTAGAG AAACACAGTTTGGTGTTGATGATGTATGGAGTATACAGAAAAATGTTTctttaggaaaaaatataaagccTTCTACAGATGGACTTAATTTGAAAGCAAATAATACTTATTACTCTAGATACGGGAATGTAAAAG gtaAAGATGACTTGACGTCAAACTTTGGAGGATCAAACTTCAAGGTTGGAAATGAAAACCAATTTG GATCTACAGCAAACTCTACAAACAAATCCTGGAATTATGAAAAGAGAGGATTCAGTTATTCTTCATTTGGAACAGCAAACAATGGCATGAACTCTTATAATGGTTCACCAAACAGTACGAAAAACTCTCCCCCATTTAGTCCGTTCGGCAATGCAAGAGGCAACCAAGACAGTTCATTATGGTGA